Sequence from the Deltaproteobacteria bacterium genome:
GGCTGGCCCGCCGGCGCGCCGCCCAGCCTCGTGCCGGGTAGCGACCCAAGACGGAAGCGCCGGAGGAAGAGGTGGCTCACGTGTGGTGTTATGTTATGCAAAACACTATTCCCGGACAACATTGGGACCAGCCACCAGTGCCACCCGATAATCAAATCGGTAGGGTACTTCTTGCCAAGACTCTACTCCTCGTCTTCCATCATGCTACGCATCTGTTCGTGCATGGCTTCCATCTTCTTTCTTAACTCTTCCCCTTTCGCGAGTTGTTCCGGCGTGAGCACCTCGCGCACTTCCAGTGCCACTTTGATGCCTTCGTTCATGAGCTGCTCGCGAAGCTGTTTGACATTCGTTGTCTGCGACGCGAGGTCGGCAGCAGTCAGACTACCTGGGGCAAAGAAACGACCAGCCATGTCCTCATGGGCGGTTTTGAGTTGCGTGAAGAGCGACTTGAAGGTGTCTTTGTGAGCGCCCATGATTTCTTGCACGCGCGCATCTTGCTCGGGTGTCAAATTCAGCTTCTTTAGCATCATGGGGAGCATCATGCCGGGACCGTCGCCCATCATGCCGCCGGGCGGGCCGGGGCGATGGAAGAAGACACGGTCTTGAGCATGCACCACTGGTTGCCAGGGGCTGAAAGCGAGTAGCCCAAGCGCAAGCGGTAGGCTTCGAACGAACAAGGGCAACTTGTTACTCATACATCACCTCCTCAAGTGATTGCATAGCGAGAGCGAGCGGGAAGGGGTAGATCTCACAGGTCGGCGTTAAAAACGGTTCTTGCCATTCGCATGGCCATCCTCCTTCTGCAAAAGCGGCTTGGAGATACACTTCGCTGGAGACCGGGGCCGGTGGGGCGATCGTCAGCCTGTCCTCTGCGGCAAAGAATACGGAAGTCCAATCTTTTTCCCACCTACGCTCAAAACCCGTATGAGCTGAAGTCGTCTTGGCGGGCTGGCGTTCAGGGCTTGGTGCCCACAGGCCTCCCCAGACAAGCAAAAGCGCGGTAGCGAGCGCGGCAGTCAGCGGAACCCAGTAGCGACGCGAAGTCACAGGGGGAGCGGTCACCGCTGATGGGTCAGTCTCGCGCAACGTACGCTCAATGCTAGCGAGTTGCCGTGTCAGTTGTTGATACCGTCGTGCACAGCGCAGACAGCTCTGGAGGTGGGCTCGTGCTTGCGCGGTCCCGTCCCCGGCGGCGAGGAGGAACAGCGTGCGGTCTCGCAGACAGACATTCATGAGAGGTCTCCTAGCGCTTTCTGTAAGTGGCGAAGTGCGAGAAAGAGGTGGCGTTTGACGCTTCCAGAGGAGAGTCCCAGCGCGGTGGCGACTTCTTCACTCGATAAGCCTTCTAATCGTCTCAGGACGAAAACTTCTCGTTGCCGAGAGGACAGGGCGCGAAATCTGAGCCAGACGTGTTGTTGCTGTTCGCGACTGAGCGCATGTTGTTCGGGGGTGAGTTGCGTGCTCGGCAGTTCAAGTTCCTGGAATTCCCTGCTTCTTTTGCGCCACCATTTCCACCAGGCTGAACGCTGGCGATCTCGACACGCATTCACGGTGACTCGCGTCAGCCAGGCTTCCCAAGACCGCACCTGGACGTCCGTTTGCCACTGGCGCACCAGCTTCAGGAAGACTTCCTGCGCGATTTCCTCGGCTTCTGCTCGGTCTGACAAGAGGAAGCGACAGAGCTGGAGCACCCTGCCGTATTGCGCACGGCAGAGGGCTTCACAGTCGGGAGAGGCGTCTTTCGTGACTGCTGCAGAATGCATGATACGTCACTATAGACGAAGAACCCCTGGGACGAGTTGAAGCCTGGGGAAGCGGACGAGAAAAATAATTTGGCGGGTCAGAGAGCTGGCGGCCCGTAAGAGCCGCAGCTTTTTGAGCAGGTGTCGCACTTCTTCGTTACAGAAGCGCTCAAGAAGATAGGGCAGGAAGAGTCTGTCAGCAATGCTCGTTTTTACCAGTTCGCGTCATGCGTGCGGATTATGCCGCTTTCGGAAAGATCGATAGCTCTTCTCGCGTGTGGGATGGCTGAGAGGCCGCTTGTTGGCTAGTCCATTCTTTCCTGATGGAGAAGGCGAGACCAAGGAAAGAGACACCAAGTACGGCTATGAGCCCGAGGAAGAGCGGGGTAAATCCTGTGGTGACATCGAGCACGTGCTGAGCAACGCCTGTGAGCGGCAATATCGGAAACATTTGGCCACCTCCACGAAAAATTTTGCGCCTGATTCGCGCATGTCCCTGTGTAAAGCAAAGTCAAGGCCAACTCCTCAGCTTGCTAATTCCCCGTGCAAATTCGACACTTTCTCGTGTCGCGATACGAGAGGACAAGCCGAATTGTCTTACTTTCGCCAGCGCGCTGTCTTATTTTCTCTCTTGAGATTCAGATTGGTTGCGTCTGCGGCTTCCTCAGGAAGAAGAGCAAAAGCAGCGCGGCGACATTGAGTGCCGCGCTCAAAATGAAAGCCGCGCTATAGCTACTTGTCGCAGTGTAGATATAGCCGGCGATGAGCGGACCGAATGCCGCCGGCGACCCTGCCAGGGCAAAGATGAAACCTACGATAGCGCCGACCGCATTGCGGCCAAAGAAGTCTCCGATCAGCGCGGGAAACAGCGCTGTCACACCACCATAGGAAAAGCCGAACACTGCAGCGGCGGGATAGAGCAGAGATAGTCCTGTGCTCATAGTGAACCCGAGGAAGGCGACGGCTTGGAGCGCGAAACAGAGGCCGAGGGTGGGAACACGACCAAAATAATCGGAAATGGAACCGATACCGAGCCGACCGGCAAACCCGGCGAATCCGATAACACTGATACTCATGGCGGCGCGAAATTGCGGGATGCCGAGATCCACGGCGAAGGGAACGATATGGACCATGGGCATGAAGACCACCAGCC
This genomic interval carries:
- a CDS encoding periplasmic heavy metal sensor encodes the protein MSNKLPLFVRSLPLALGLLAFSPWQPVVHAQDRVFFHRPGPPGGMMGDGPGMMLPMMLKKLNLTPEQDARVQEIMGAHKDTFKSLFTQLKTAHEDMAGRFFAPGSLTAADLASQTTNVKQLREQLMNEGIKVALEVREVLTPEQLAKGEELRKKMEAMHEQMRSMMEDEE
- a CDS encoding sigma-70 family RNA polymerase sigma factor encodes the protein MHSAAVTKDASPDCEALCRAQYGRVLQLCRFLLSDRAEAEEIAQEVFLKLVRQWQTDVQVRSWEAWLTRVTVNACRDRQRSAWWKWWRKRSREFQELELPSTQLTPEQHALSREQQQHVWLRFRALSSRQREVFVLRRLEGLSSEEVATALGLSSGSVKRHLFLALRHLQKALGDLS